A window of Pseudomonas denitrificans (nom. rej.) genomic DNA:
GGCATGCTCAATTACGCCCACTACCTGCTCGAGCGCAGGCTGATCCAGCCGCCGCTGTACTTCAACTTCATACTCGGCAACGTTGCCGGCGCCCAGGCCAGACCCGGCGCCCTGGCATTACTGCTCAGCGAATTGCCGCAAGGCGCCCTGTGGTGTGGAGGCGGTGTGGGAACCAGCCAACTGGTGATGAACACCCAGGGCCTGTTGTACGGCAACGGTGTCCGAACCGGCCTGGAAGACTACCTGTGGCTCGATCCGCAGCGCCGCGAGCTGGCAAGCAACGCACAGATGGTCCAGCGCCTGGTCGACATCGCCTCTCACTTCGAGCTGCGCCCGGCCACAGCCCGTGCAGTTCGCCAGGCACTGGGGCTGCGCCATGTCTGAAGCGACCTTCAAGCCGTTGCGCGTTCTCATCACCAACAACACCCTGGGCAACCGCGCCGGTTCCGAACTCTACGTCCGTGACCTGGCGCTGGCGCTCCTGCGCCGCGGCCACTTGCCGGTGGCTTACAGCTCGCAGCTGGGCGACGTCGCCGAAGAACTGCGCCGGGCGACCATTCCGGTCATCGACGACCTGAATGCGCTGAATATTCCGCCTGACGTCATCCACGGCCAGCACCATCTGGATGCGACCACCGCGATGCTGCACTTCCCCGCGTCCCGGCACTGTACATCTGCCACGGCTGGTTGCCCTGGGAGGAAGTTCCCCCTGTGCTGCCTGCCATCGGGCGGTACCTGGCCGTGGACGACCTGTGCCTGGAGCGTCTGCTGACGACGCCAGGGATTCCTCCGGAGCGCTGCGAAGTGCTGTACAACTTCGTCGATCTGCAGCGTTTCAAACAGCGCCCGGCATTACCCGAGCGCCCACGCTCCGCGCTGATCTTCAGCAACTACGCTGCAGGCCAACCCAGTCTCGAAGCCATGCGTAACGCTTGCCATCGCGCGGGCATCGTGCAGGTCGACGTGGTTGGCGGCGGCTCGGGCAACGCGGTCAAGGAACCGGCGCAGATACTGGGTAATTACGACCTGGTGTTCGCCAAGGCGCGCGCGGCCCTCGAAGCCATGGCCAGCGGCTGTGCGGTCGTGGTCGCCGATCAAGTAGGCCTGGCGGGAATGGTGGACAGCGACAACCTGGCCGAGCTGCGTCGCCTGAACTTCGGCGTACGCAGCATGCAGCGCCTGCCTCTGGACGAAGAGACCCTGCTGGCACAGATAAATCGCTACGACAGCCAGGACGCGCGCCGGGTCAGCGACTGGATTCGCCAGGACGCCGACATGGAGCGTGTGGTGGATCGTTGGCTGCAGATCTATACCCAGCTCATCGAGAACTCTGCAGAGGGCGACAACGCCCCGTCGCCGCAGTCCCAGCTGCAGGCTGGAGCCGCCTACCTGCGCTGGCTCGCGCCCACCGTCAAGAAGCAGTACCAGACCGCGCACCATGCTGCGCAGGCGGAGCGGGACCTCGCCCACGCACAAGGCCAGGTTCGCCAGTTGACCGAGCAACTCGACGGACACCACACCCAGTGGGCCGCACTGGAACGGCACTGCCAGTATCTGCAGTCGCTGCTGGACGAGGGCGAGCGGCGCGCCGAGCACCTGCAGGCGTCGCTGACGGAGCAAGAGCTGCACGGCCAGCAGCTGGAGAGCCAATTGGCCGTGCAGGAGCAGCATGGCCAACGCTGGCAAACACTGGCATGCGAGCGAGAACTGCACCTGCGCAAGGTCGAGGCCGACCTCGCCGAAGTCCTCGATTCGCGGACCTGGCGCGCCCTCGCCCCGTACCGACGCCTCAGACATTGGCTGCGCAAGGGATGAGCACCGCACTGTACCCGCCACTGCGCGTCGCAATCGTCGGCATGGGCAAGATGGGCAGCCTGCACTATGCAGCCTGGCAGCGCCTTCCCGATGTGCGGGTCACCACACTGGTGGATTGTGAGCCGGATCGGATCCGCTGGGCGACAGCCCAGGAAATGATCTGCTTCGAGAACACCCAGGAACTGGTGGGCAAGGTGGACGTGGCGGTCATCGCCACCCCCAGCGACCAACATGTCGACAACGCCCTGCCCCTGCTCGAGGCCGGCATCCATTGCCTGGTGGAGAAACCCCTGGCCTTGACCTTCGCCGGGTGCCGGCGCCTGGTCGATGCCAGCCGGCGCAGCGGAGCGCTCCTCGCCGTAGGCCACAGCGAGCGCTTCAACCCCGCCCTGCACCTGGCGCGCAGCGCGCTGTCCGGTCACGCACCCTGCGTAGAAGTGATACGCGCCGCCCCCCACCTCAACGCTCGCTCAAAGGCGACAGCGACGTGGTGCAGGATCTGATGATCCATGACCTGGACTGGCTGCTGGATACCCTGGGGGCCCCCGAGGAAGAGCTCCGCCTGCTCGAATGGCGCCGGCAGGACGGCCAGCTGTCGCACGTCCGCTGCCAATTGAACTACGCCAATGGGCGCCGGGTGAACCTGACTGCGTGCCGCGAAAGCGACCGCCGGCAGCGCCAGGTGCGGCTTTACGAGGGCGACATGGCGAACCGGGTGATCGACCTGGACGTACGCTACGCCAGCCACGAACCGGACGCCCTGACGCGCCAGGCGCAGGCCTTCCTCATGGCGCTGCGCGGCGAGCCCTCGCCCATCGCCCTGGGCAGCCAGGCCCTGGAAGCGGTCCTGCTGGGCGAACGCATCCGCAACGGCTGCCAGATGGCCGAGGCCGTACTGTGATTTATTCCCGGAGCAACGAATGACGACTGCGGTTCCCTTCATCGACCTGGTGGCCGACTGGCAGCCGCTCAAGGACGAGGTTCTGGCGCGGGTGGCCCGCCTGTTCGAGCATGGGCATTTCATCATGGGGCCCGAAGTGCAGGAGCTGCAGCGGCTCCTGCAGGCGGACTGTGGCGTTGCCCACGCCCTCACCTGCAGCTCCGGGACCATGGCCCTGCAACTGGCGCTGATGGCCCTGGACATCGGCCCCGGCGACGAAGTGATAGTGCCGGCGTTCACCTTCGCCGCTCCGGTCGAAGCTGTCCTGCTGCAGGGCGCCACACCGGTGCTGGCCGATATCCATGCCGAAACGCTCAATCTCGACGTGGAGTCCTGCGCTCGTCTGATCGGCCCGCGCACCCGGGCCATCATCGCCGTCTCGCTGTTCGGCCAGCCGGCCGACTTCGACTCACTCAATGCGCTGGCCCGCCAGCACGGCCTGCGAGTCATCGAGGATGCCGCCCAGAGCTACGGCGCGACGCTTCACGGCCGACACAGCGGTGGCCTGGCCGACATCGGCTGCACCAGTTTCTTCCCCACCAAGCCCTTCGGCGGCGCCGGCGAGGGCGGGGCCCTGTTCACCCAGGACGAGCAGCTCGCCCAGCGCATTCGTGAGGCTCGCGATCACGGCCAGTCCGCCAAGTATCTGCATAGCTCGGTGGGTACCAACGGTCGGCTGGATGGTTTGTCGTGCTGTGCGCTGCTGGTGGCCCTTGGACGCCTGCCGGAACAGCTGGCACGCCGGCAGGCCATAGCGCGACGCTACGACCTGGGGCTGGCCGTAGCCGGCAACAGCCTGCGGCGCCAGGGAATGCTGGCCGGTGCCAGTTCGGTCTTCGCGCAGTACGCCGTGCGGCTCGAGGAGCGTGACCGCCTCGCCGAACATCTGCTCAAGGCTGGTATCCAGGTGGCCGTCCACTATCCCACGCCCGCCCACCAGCAACCTGCTTTCGCCCGCCGTTGCCGCTATGAAGCCCTGCCCAACGCAGAGCAGGCTTCTCGTCAGGTGCTGTGCCTGCCGCTCTACCCCACCCTGACAGAAACGGCGCAGGAACGCGTCGTCGATGTACTGCTCGAGGGGTTATTGCGGTGAGTGGGCAACCACAACACTCCCGGCCCATGCCAATCATTGTTGGTGTGCCACGCTCGGGCACGACATTGCTGCGCTTCATTCTCGACGCCCACCCGCAGCTGGCGATTCCCCCGGAAACCGGCTTTTTGCTCAACGAAACCCTGTTGCGCAATCCAGCTCCGGCCGCCGAACTGGCCCGAGCGTTGACCTTGCTGCCGGAGTCTGCTCCGGCCTGGGCAGACTTCGCCCTGGACGCGGATCACTTCATCGATGCTGCAGCCTGCTTGCCAGCGCAGGCCGGCCTGCCGCAAGTACTGCGGCTGTTCTACAAGCTCTATGCCGCGCGCTTGGGAAAGCCACGTTTCGGAGACAAGACACCGTCTTATCTGCAACGCATGCGTACTGTCGCCGAGCAACTGCCGGAAGCCCGCTTCATCCATATCCTGCGCGATGGCCGGGACGTCGCCCTATCCTGGGGACAAACCTGGTTCGCTCCAGACCGGGAGCCTGAACTGCTGATAGCGCGCTGGGCTCAGCTGATTGGCGATGCCCGTCAGCAGGGACAGGGCCTGCCCTATCTCGAGGTCCGCTATGACCAGTTGCTCAATGAGCCGGAAATACAGACCAGGCGCATCTGCGAGTTCATCGAACTGGACTTCCACCCGGCCATGCTCGACTACCACCTTGGCTCGGCCTCGCGCCTGGAAGAACATCAGGCTCGCATCCGAAGCGATGGCCAGCTACTGGTCAGCAAGGAGCAACGCCTGCACCAGCAGTGGCGTACAACCCTGCCGCCGGACACCAGTCGCCTCGATGTCTGGCGTCACCAACTCAGCCCTGCACAACAAGCCGCCTGCAAACGGGCAGGCGGCGAGCTACTGGCAGAGTTCGACTGAGCCCGGTTTCGGTCCGCCTACCCGTAGAGAATCCGCTCGGCCAGCCTGTCGGCGATGCGCGCCGGTGAACGGTGATCGGCCTGGGCGTGGGCGTAGACCTCGGTCAGGCGTTCGGCGATGCGTGACAGGTGCGCGGTAATGGTCGGCAGGGACTCGCCCTGGTGTTGCAGCGCGACGTAGATCAGCCCGCCGGAGTTGATTACATAGTCCGGCGCGTAAAGGATGCCCCTTCCCTCCAACTCGTCAGCGACCTCCGGGTGCGACAGCTGGTTATTGGCCGCCCCGGCCACGGCAGCACAGCGCAGGTGGCCGACCACATGCGATGTCAGCACACCGCCCAGCCCGCACGGAGCGAGGATGTCGCACGGCGTCGTGAGCAGTGCTTCGTTGGGCACCGGCCGGGCGCCCAGTTGCTCGACGGCAAGCTGTACCTTGCCGGCGTCGATATCGCTGACCAGCAATTCAGCCCCCGCGGCCGACAGGTGTTCGGCCAGCGCGTAGCCCACATTGCCCAGGCCCTGGATCGCCACGCGCAGGCTGTCCAGGTCATCGCTACCCAGTCGTGCCTGGGCACTGGCGCGGATGCCGGCGAATACGCCGAGGGCGGTGTGCGGTGAGGGATCGCCGCCACTGGTGGTGCTGGTGACGTGGCGGGTGAACTGGGCGATGCAGTCCATGTCGGCACTGGAAGTACCGCTGTCCACCGCCGTGATGTACGCGCCGCCCAGGAAATCGATCGCGCGGCCGAAGGCCTCGAACAGCTCGCCACGGTTGTTGACGTGCGGGGCGCGCAGGATCACTGCCTTGCCGCCGCCCTGGCGCAGGCCCGCCAGCGCCGCCTTGTAGCTCATGCCCTGGGCCAGGCGCGCGGCATCGCGCAGTGCGGCATCGTCGCTGGGGTAGGGCAGATAGCGGCAACCACCCAGCGCAGGGCCGAGGCGGGAGTTGTGGATGGCGATGATGGCCTTGAGTCCCGTGGCCGGGTCCTGGAAGAGATGCAGCGACTCGAGCCGGGTGGCTTCCATCATGTCGAACATGGCGGCGCTCCCTTGCTGGGGGTGGACGGCGGTCCGAAGGCGGACCCTCTTCAGTATAGGCAGCGCCTGTCACAACACCTTCACGGGCGACGACTGCACCACTGGACGAGTGCCCGGCGCTCCGGTTACAACCGCAGGGTCAGCCGGAGAACGCCATGGACCCGCGTCAAGCCTGCCTTGCCTGTCTTGCCCAGGACCCGCCCGCCCTGTTCGAAGCGGCCCTGTGGATCGCCGCCGAGCACGAACCGCACCTGCCGCCGGACCAGGCGCTGCGGTGGTTCGACTCGCTCGCGCACCAGGTCGCGGTGGCCCTGCCGCAGGGCACCGGCGATGCCGAGCGCGCGCAGTTCCTGCTGCGCCGGCTGAGCGAGCTGGGCTTCGCCGAGGACGACGAGTACCCGCTGCACCCGCGTGCCGCCCTGCTCCCCCAGGTACTGCAGCGCCGCCATGGCCAGCCACTGTCGCTGGCGCTGATCGCACTGGAGATGGCTCGGCGCAACGGCATCACGCTGGTCGGGGTGAACTTCCCCGGACGTTTCCTGCTGCGCGTGCCCGGTGCCGACCACCTGCTCGACCCCGCCACCGGCCGCCGTCTCTACACCCGCGACTGCCGTGATCTGCTGGCACGCCAGATGGGCATCAACACCGAGCTATCCGCCGAGCACCTGCGCACAGCCAGCGCCGCCGACATGCTGCAGCGCCTGTCGCGCAATCTGCGCCAGCTGCACCTGGCCGCCGGGGAACCGCTGGGGGCACTCAAGGATGCCCAGCGCGTTTTGGAATTGGGGCCGCCCAGCGCCAGCGATCACCTCGCCCGCGCCGACCTCTACCACGTGCTGGATTGCCCGCAGGCGGAGCGCTACGACCTGGAGCGCGCCATGTTGCTCAGCGACGACGCCGCCGAGCAGATGCGCCTGGCCCAGCGTCTGGCCGAGATCAGCGTGCCGCCCAAGGCGCTGCACTGAGACTCACGGGTCAGACTTTCAGCAGGCCCAGCTCTTTTGCCCGCGCGACCGCCTGGGTGCGGCGCTCCACGCCGAGCTTGCCGTTGATCCGGCGTGCGTGGGTCTTCACCGTGTGCAGGGAAATGTACAGCCGCTCGCCGATTTCCAGGTTGGAACAGCCGCGGGCGATCAGCTCCAGCACCGAGAGTTCGCGCAGGCTCAGCAGGTTGTGCGGTGCCATCTCGCCAGCATGCGGGCGCAGGCCGAACAGGCCGGGCTGGCGGCGCTGGGTGTCGCGCAGCGTCGAGAGCAGCCCGAAGCGCTGGGCCAGGGATACCCCCTGATCCAGCGCGCTGCGCGCTTCGTCCAGGCTGCCGGCGATGAAGTGCGCTTCGGCCAGCGCCAGCCAGACGTCGCAGGCCAGGGTGTTGCGGCCCTGGCGCAGCAGGTCCGGCAGCATCGCCAGCAGGCGCTGCAGGGCGGCGTCAACGTCGCCGTCATAGAGTTCGGCCAGGGCCAGGTGATGTTCGACCCGCAGTATCTGGTCCGGCGCCGCCGCGGGCGGGCTGAGGCGGTCGGCGCGATAGCGCGAGGCCACGCGCTGCAGGACTTCCCGCGCCGGCCCCGCCCGGTTCTGGCGCAGGTTCAGCGCGCCGCTGGCGAGCAGCAGCGGGCCGCGATAGATGGGCTCGGGGACATGTTGCAGTTGCATCAGCCGCTCGACTTCCAGCAGGCGGCTGAAAGCGCCATCGGTGTCGCCGTCCAGCGCATCGAGCCAGGCCATGCCGGTAAAACCGTAGATCGAGCTCGGATCGTGGCTGCGGCGAGTTTCGTTGAGGCCGGCGATGAACAGCTCGCGGGCCTCTTCGTCACGCCCCTGGCGCAGGCATAGCCAGCCACGACGCAGCGCGACGCGGCCGGCCATGGCATTGCAGGTGATGCGCATCTCGTCGAGGTATTCCTGCACCCGCGCCAGCAGCGCATCGGCGCGCTGCAGCTCGCCGCGCTGCTCCAGCCACTGGGCGCGGTCCAGCTCCAGCAGCGCTTCGAAGGTGGTGCTGCCTTGCAGGCGAGCACGCCGCAGCGCTTCGCGGTTGATCAGCCGGGCCTCGGCCAGGCGCCCTTCGGCCTGGGCCTGCTGGGTCAGAGCGGACAGGCAGATCAGCGTCTGCGACCAGGCTTCCTCCGGCAGGTGCTGCAAGGCCTCGCGCAGTTGCTCGCGGGAGCCGGGCAGGCCGCGCGCGTGGGTGAGCATGCCGTTCAGCCCTTGCCACTGGGCGACCAGCGCGCGCTGGCGGTGTTCGCCAGGCATCGGCAGGAAGCGGTCGAAGCCCGTCAGCAGCGCCTCCACGTCATCCAGGCGGCCGACGAACAACAGCGTCCAGGCGTTGAGGATGAGCAGGCGTGGCGTGCTGCACAGCAGTTCCTCGGGCAGCGACTCGCGCAGTTGCAGCACACGCTCGACGTTGCGCCCATGCAGCAGCTGCTCTTCGGTGAGGCGTTGCAGCAGGCTGGCGGAAACATCCGGCTGCTCGGCGTACAGGGAATGCTCGAATGCCGAGTGGATTTCCCCGCCCTGGGTGAACCACTGGCAGGCGCGCCGGTGCAGGGTCGCCGCCGGCCAGCGCGACAGGCTCGCCAGCGCCGACGCCACCATGGGCGCGACCTGGAACCAGTGCTGGGTATTGTCCACCGCCTCGATCAGCACGCCCCAGGCTTGCAGGCCGTCCAGGCCGAGACCGGGCTCATCGAACAGGTAATCACAGAGTTCGCGGTTGAAACGGGCGATCTGCGCCAGACCGCAGAGGGTTTCCGCCAGCTCGGCCGGCAGGCTCGCGAGGACTTCGCGCTGCAGGTAGTCCTGCAGCAGGCCGTTGCCGGTCTCGGCCACCTGGGTGGCGCAGGGCGCGATAGGTTCGGCCCCTAGACTGAGCAGGCGCAGGCGCACACCGGCGAACCAGCCATGGGTGGCGTCCTGCAGGGCCTGGCGCTGGGCCTGCGGCCATTCCAGGCCGGCGGTCTGCAGGTAGGCATCAAGCTCGCACTGGGTCAGCGCCAGGGTGCTGGCGGCCAGCTCCAGCAGCTCGCCTTCGAGCAGCAGGCGGGTGAGGTTGCAGGCTGGGCGACGGCGGCTGGCCAGCCACCAGCCGATCTGCGGCGAGGCCACGGCGAGCAGACGGTCGAAGCAGTCGTCGAGGGCGGAATCGGGGGCGCGCGGATAGTCGTCGAGCATCAGCCAGACCGGCTCGCTGGCGTTTTCCAGCCAGGCCGCCAGGGCCGCTTCGCCCGACCAGGGCACGCCCAGCGCCTCGCCCAGGCGTTCGCAGAACTGTTCGGGCTCGAGCGCTCGACCGCCCAGGCCCAGCCAGACCACGCGGGTGCCGGCTGGCGCCAGGCGCGCGCACTCGCTCATCAGCACCGTCTTGCCGCAACCAGGCGGCGCCACCAGCAAGCGCAGGCGGCACTCGGTGGCGCTCAGGCTGGCATGCAGCCGTTCGCGGGGCAGGTGCTGGCGGGGCAGGCGAGGCAGGGCCGCACCGTGCTGTGCAAGACTGTGCAGGGCGATTGTCGACATGGGCTTCTTCCGGCCATTTGCAGGCCAGACTATGCCGCCGGGCGAAGCGGGCAAAGGACCATCAGCCAGATTCATGGGACGGTATAGCGCAGGCCGCCCCCGGGCCGGAACAGAGGCCGCGCGCCTTGCCGACGACAAAAAAAGAAACCCGGCATCCACGTGGGATGCCGGGGCCAAGGAGCGGAGTGTTACTTCAGCGCACGCCAGTGTTGCGCAGTGCCGCCGGGGTGAAGTCGGCCATGCTGGCCTTGTTGCCGAACTGGTAGCCGCGCTTCTCTTCGTTGTTCAGGCCGAAGGTCACGTAGCGGCCGGCGAGGATGTCGTACAGCGACTCGGCGGCGTAGCCAGTGGCGAGTTCGGTGTAGAAGGTCATCTCGTGGCCTTCGCCGACGCGCCACAGTTGGCCGCGACCGTCATACAACTCGGACACCGCGATCTGCCAGCTGTCCTCGTCGAGGTAGAAGTGGCGCTGACCGTAGATGTTGCGCTCGCCGGACTTCAGGGTGCCCACGACTTCCCACACACGGTGCAGTTCGTAACGGGTCAGGTCCTGGTTGATGTGGCCCGGCTTGACGATGTCGTCGTACTTGAGCTCCGGCGAGTTCAGGTGGTAGCTGTTGTACGGGATGTACATCTCGCGCTTGCCCACCAGTTTCCAGTCGTAACGGTCCGGGGCGCCGGAGAACATGTCGTAGTTGTCCGAGGTGCGCAGGCCGTCCGAGGCGGTGCCCGGGCCGTCGTACGCTACCTGCGGGGCGCGGCGCACGCGGCGCTGGCCGGCGTTGTAGATCCACGCCAGGCGCGGCTCCTTCACCTGGTCCAGGGTCTCGTGCACCAGCAGGACGTTACCGGCCAGACGCGCCGGAGCCGTTACCTGCTGCTTGAAGTAGGTGAGGATGTTGCCGGTCTTGCTGACATCCTGGTCACCCATGTTCTGCGGCACCGCGATCGATTCCTCGAAGCGGATCGGCGTGTAGCTGCCGTTGGTCTGCGGCACGACCTGCACCACCGAGCGGGAGATGTTGCCGCCGTGGTAACGGGTCAGGTGGTTCCACAGCGCCTGCACACCGTTCTGGGGCAGCGGGAAGGCGTAGTAGCGGCTCTTCTCGAAGTTCTCCAGGCCGTTGCCGTCGTTGATCGGCTGGACGAACTCGGCGCTGCGCTTGATGGCGGCGTAGATGTCGTCAGGCAGCGCGAAGGTGCGGTGGGTCTTGTACACCGGAATCTTGTAGGTATCCGGGTAGCGCTTGAACATCGCCAGTTGGCCGGCGGAGAGCTTGTCCTTGTACTGGTCGACGTTCTGCGCGGTGATGGTGAACAGCGGCTTCTCGTTGGCGAACGGGTTGGAGAGGAAGCCCTTGGCGTCCAGCTTGCCAGCGGTGCGGGAGATGCCGCCGGTCCAGGCCGGGATGCTGCCGTCGGCGTTGCCTTCCTTCTGCGAGCCCATGGGCGTCAGGCTGGTGCCCAGCTTGGCCACTTCGTCGGCGGACACCGCCGCCATTACGCCGCAGGACAGCAGGCTCAGGGCCAGCGCGCCGCATTGGAGGATTCTTGTCGTTCTCATGTCGATTCCTTGAGCAGGCAGGTCAGAAGTTCACGCCGAAGCTGAGCGAAACGAAGTCACGGTCGACGATGGTGTTGTAATCGCCGCCGAAGAAGTTCGTGTAGTTCAGGCTCGCGGTGTAGGTGTTCTGGTAGTCCGCATCCAGACCAACGCTGGCGGCCTTGCTGCCCTCGTTGAAGACCGGGCCGTAGCCGTGCACGTCGTGGGACCAGGCGAGGTTCGGCTTGAGGTTCACCCCGGCGAAGACGTTGTTGTAGTCCCAGATGGCCCGGGCGCGGTAACCCCAGGAAGACGAGGTGTAGAAGCCGCCGCTGCCGTACTCGTTACGCGCGGTGGCATTCTCCGGGACGCCGTAGACCGAGTCGCGACCGTAGCGCTCGCCGACTTCGTTGGTCATGCCGCCGACATAGGTCATGCCGACTTCGCC
This region includes:
- a CDS encoding SirB1 family protein, with protein sequence MDPRQACLACLAQDPPALFEAALWIAAEHEPHLPPDQALRWFDSLAHQVAVALPQGTGDAERAQFLLRRLSELGFAEDDEYPLHPRAALLPQVLQRRHGQPLSLALIALEMARRNGITLVGVNFPGRFLLRVPGADHLLDPATGRRLYTRDCRDLLARQMGINTELSAEHLRTASAADMLQRLSRNLRQLHLAAGEPLGALKDAQRVLELGPPSASDHLARADLYHVLDCPQAERYDLERAMLLSDDAAEQMRLAQRLAEISVPPKALH
- a CDS encoding glycosyltransferase family 4 protein, with the protein product MSEATFKPLRVLITNNTLGNRAGSELYVRDLALALLRRGHLPVAYSSQLGDVAEELRRATIPVIDDLNALNIPPDVIHGQHHLDATTAMLHFPASRHCTSATAGCPGRKFPLCCLPSGGTWPWTTCAWSVC
- a CDS encoding DegT/DnrJ/EryC1/StrS family aminotransferase, producing MTTAVPFIDLVADWQPLKDEVLARVARLFEHGHFIMGPEVQELQRLLQADCGVAHALTCSSGTMALQLALMALDIGPGDEVIVPAFTFAAPVEAVLLQGATPVLADIHAETLNLDVESCARLIGPRTRAIIAVSLFGQPADFDSLNALARQHGLRVIEDAAQSYGATLHGRHSGGLADIGCTSFFPTKPFGGAGEGGALFTQDEQLAQRIREARDHGQSAKYLHSSVGTNGRLDGLSCCALLVALGRLPEQLARRQAIARRYDLGLAVAGNSLRRQGMLAGASSVFAQYAVRLEERDRLAEHLLKAGIQVAVHYPTPAHQQPAFARRCRYEALPNAEQASRQVLCLPLYPTLTETAQERVVDVLLEGLLR
- a CDS encoding Glu/Leu/Phe/Val dehydrogenase family protein, coding for MFDMMEATRLESLHLFQDPATGLKAIIAIHNSRLGPALGGCRYLPYPSDDAALRDAARLAQGMSYKAALAGLRQGGGKAVILRAPHVNNRGELFEAFGRAIDFLGGAYITAVDSGTSSADMDCIAQFTRHVTSTTSGGDPSPHTALGVFAGIRASAQARLGSDDLDSLRVAIQGLGNVGYALAEHLSAAGAELLVSDIDAGKVQLAVEQLGARPVPNEALLTTPCDILAPCGLGGVLTSHVVGHLRCAAVAGAANNQLSHPEVADELEGRGILYAPDYVINSGGLIYVALQHQGESLPTITAHLSRIAERLTEVYAHAQADHRSPARIADRLAERILYG
- a CDS encoding Gfo/Idh/MocA family protein — protein: MSTALYPPLRVAIVGMGKMGSLHYAAWQRLPDVRVTTLVDCEPDRIRWATAQEMICFENTQELVGKVDVAVIATPSDQHVDNALPLLEAGIHCLVEKPLALTFAGCRRLVDASRRSGALLAVGHSERFNPALHLARSALSGHAPCVEVIRAAPHLNARSKATATWCRI
- a CDS encoding DUF1329 domain-containing protein, which codes for MRTTRILQCGALALSLLSCGVMAAVSADEVAKLGTSLTPMGSQKEGNADGSIPAWTGGISRTAGKLDAKGFLSNPFANEKPLFTITAQNVDQYKDKLSAGQLAMFKRYPDTYKIPVYKTHRTFALPDDIYAAIKRSAEFVQPINDGNGLENFEKSRYYAFPLPQNGVQALWNHLTRYHGGNISRSVVQVVPQTNGSYTPIRFEESIAVPQNMGDQDVSKTGNILTYFKQQVTAPARLAGNVLLVHETLDQVKEPRLAWIYNAGQRRVRRAPQVAYDGPGTASDGLRTSDNYDMFSGAPDRYDWKLVGKREMYIPYNSYHLNSPELKYDDIVKPGHINQDLTRYELHRVWEVVGTLKSGERNIYGQRHFYLDEDSWQIAVSELYDGRGQLWRVGEGHEMTFYTELATGYAAESLYDILAGRYVTFGLNNEEKRGYQFGNKASMADFTPAALRNTGVR
- a CDS encoding sulfotransferase family protein, with protein sequence MPIIVGVPRSGTTLLRFILDAHPQLAIPPETGFLLNETLLRNPAPAAELARALTLLPESAPAWADFALDADHFIDAAACLPAQAGLPQVLRLFYKLYAARLGKPRFGDKTPSYLQRMRTVAEQLPEARFIHILRDGRDVALSWGQTWFAPDREPELLIARWAQLIGDARQQGQGLPYLEVRYDQLLNEPEIQTRRICEFIELDFHPAMLDYHLGSASRLEEHQARIRSDGQLLVSKEQRLHQQWRTTLPPDTSRLDVWRHQLSPAQQAACKRAGGELLAEFD
- a CDS encoding LuxR C-terminal-related transcriptional regulator — encoded protein: MSTIALHSLAQHGAALPRLPRQHLPRERLHASLSATECRLRLLVAPPGCGKTVLMSECARLAPAGTRVVWLGLGGRALEPEQFCERLGEALGVPWSGEAALAAWLENASEPVWLMLDDYPRAPDSALDDCFDRLLAVASPQIGWWLASRRRPACNLTRLLLEGELLELAASTLALTQCELDAYLQTAGLEWPQAQRQALQDATHGWFAGVRLRLLSLGAEPIAPCATQVAETGNGLLQDYLQREVLASLPAELAETLCGLAQIARFNRELCDYLFDEPGLGLDGLQAWGVLIEAVDNTQHWFQVAPMVASALASLSRWPAATLHRRACQWFTQGGEIHSAFEHSLYAEQPDVSASLLQRLTEEQLLHGRNVERVLQLRESLPEELLCSTPRLLILNAWTLLFVGRLDDVEALLTGFDRFLPMPGEHRQRALVAQWQGLNGMLTHARGLPGSREQLREALQHLPEEAWSQTLICLSALTQQAQAEGRLAEARLINREALRRARLQGSTTFEALLELDRAQWLEQRGELQRADALLARVQEYLDEMRITCNAMAGRVALRRGWLCLRQGRDEEARELFIAGLNETRRSHDPSSIYGFTGMAWLDALDGDTDGAFSRLLEVERLMQLQHVPEPIYRGPLLLASGALNLRQNRAGPAREVLQRVASRYRADRLSPPAAAPDQILRVEHHLALAELYDGDVDAALQRLLAMLPDLLRQGRNTLACDVWLALAEAHFIAGSLDEARSALDQGVSLAQRFGLLSTLRDTQRRQPGLFGLRPHAGEMAPHNLLSLRELSVLELIARGCSNLEIGERLYISLHTVKTHARRINGKLGVERRTQAVARAKELGLLKV